The segment GGCCGTGCGGGGGGCCCCGTGCCGGGGGGCGTACCGCTCGGGCCGGGGCGCGGAGCCCTCGTCGTGCTGCGGATGCCCGCCCCGTACCGGACTCCCGTAGACGGGGACACCGTGCGCGGGCGTCCCGAGGGCCGCGTGCGCTCCGGTGTCGTGGACCCCGCCGCCGTACCCGGGAGCGCCATAGGAGGGAGTGCCGTGCGCCGGAGTCCCGTGGACCGGGGTGCCGTGCGCCGGGGTGCCGTACATCGGGGTGCCCTGTGCGGGCGTCCCGTACATCGGGCCGTACGCCGGGCCGGCCTGTGCGGGCGTCCCGTACATCGGGGTGCCGTGGGCCGGGGTCCCCGCCGTGTCCTGACCGGGGCCGCCCGCGGTCCTGCGGCGGCGTCCCGTGCCCTGCGCGCGGCCGGCCGGTGTCCCCTGCGTCCGGGCCGCGGCCGGCGTCGGTTCGGAGGCGGCCTGCGGCCCGGTGTCGGCCACCGAGGGCGCGGAGCCCTTGCGACTATGTCGTCCCACGCCCCGGATCAGCTCCCGCCGTGATCGGCGATCAGGTCCCGGGCGGCCTGGGCGACCGTCTCGGGGTACTCCATCATCGCCACGTGCCCCGCCTCGGGAAGGGTCAGCAGGCGCGAGCCGCGGAAGGCGGCAGCCGCCTTCCGGGCCATCCGGTACGAGACGAGCTGGTCGCGGCCACCGTAGACGAGCAGCGTGGGGGCGAGGACCCGTTCCGCCTGCCGCCACAGCCCGTGCTGACCGCCGAGGGTGTACGCGTCGACGATGCCGCGCGAGGAGCGTGCCATGGCGTCCCAGAAGTAGGGAAGCTCCAGGCGCCGCTCCATTTCCTCGACGGCGTGCCGGAGCCCCTCCTCGGAGACCCGCCCGGGGTCTCCGTAACAGAGCGAGAGGACGCCGCGGACCCGCTGTTCGGCCGTCCAGTCCTTGGTGAGCTTGGCGAAGGCCGAGGCGACGCCGGGCACCGCGAGCAGCACGGTGGGCCAGGCCGTGCGCTGGGCGCGCAGCTCGGGCAGGGCCGGCGAGACGAGCGTGAGCGTGCGGACGAGGTCGGGGCGCGCGGCGGCGACGCGGGTGGCGACGGCGCCGCCCAGCGAGTTGCCGAAGAGGTGGACCGGCCCGCGCTCCGCGGAGTCGAGGAGCCGGATGACCGCGCGCGCGTGCCCGGTGACCGAGTAGTTGCCGTCGTCGGGCGGCGGCGAGTCGCCGAAGCCGGGCAGGTCGACGGCCTCGCCGTCGACGAGGTCCGAGAGCAGCGGCATCAGGACGGACCAGTTCTGCGAGGAACCGCCGAGACCGTGGACGTACAGCGCGGGCGGCAGACCGGGCTCGTCGCCCGGCCGCGAGCGCACGGTGAGGGTGAGTCCGGGCAGCGACACGGAGCGGAGCTTCTCGCCGTCGGCGACCCGGACGGCGCG is part of the Streptomyces sp. NBC_00250 genome and harbors:
- a CDS encoding alpha/beta fold hydrolase — its product is MSSTELPETRTAAAPPTSRPARAVRVADGEKLRSVSLPGLTLTVRSRPGDEPGLPPALYVHGLGGSSQNWSVLMPLLSDLVDGEAVDLPGFGDSPPPDDGNYSVTGHARAVIRLLDSAERGPVHLFGNSLGGAVATRVAAARPDLVRTLTLVSPALPELRAQRTAWPTVLLAVPGVASAFAKLTKDWTAEQRVRGVLSLCYGDPGRVSEEGLRHAVEEMERRLELPYFWDAMARSSRGIVDAYTLGGQHGLWRQAERVLAPTLLVYGGRDQLVSYRMARKAAAAFRGSRLLTLPEAGHVAMMEYPETVAQAARDLIADHGGS